One Edaphobacter flagellatus genomic region harbors:
- the pstS gene encoding phosphate ABC transporter substrate-binding protein PstS gives MPSWFSLTSILRFSKAAIVCLAVAVCLFVLPKCTAQTAEALHSVQTIQVDSLGTGKNADALRQRVIQRLKKSKRLEVVEGPAPADVVLKGTSSIWATGSISLHPQSKSVSQTSYQGYLSVELTGKAHQVLWSYMVTPSRFYASGITDDLADHLVLHLLEAIQNDTANTASITGTSEARAPLHVAGATLPAPLYLKWFESSGQPVTYDAVGSEAGVQQLAQGKVDMAASDVPLSDIEPASQLRVAEFATVLGGVVPIYNLPRAGHDLNLTPEVLAGIYAGTIRKWNDPRIRDANRGVSLPDMDIAVVHRSDGSGTTYVWTRFLSLVSAEWKSAAGSGTHVTWPAGTGAAGNEGVAAMVKKTQGAIGYVELIYAIQHELNYAAVRNPAGRFIKADLASITAAANGATGTTNPGLPPSILNSADRDAYPISTFTWLLVPTQGLDAQKKAAVTALLNWMLTAGQKQCASLGYVPLPHDVAARELQAVESLK, from the coding sequence ATGCCATCCTGGTTCTCACTGACTTCCATCCTGCGTTTCAGCAAAGCCGCGATCGTGTGCCTGGCGGTCGCTGTTTGCCTCTTTGTCCTTCCGAAATGCACGGCGCAGACGGCCGAGGCGCTTCATAGCGTTCAGACCATTCAGGTCGACTCCCTGGGAACCGGGAAAAATGCGGACGCCTTGCGACAGAGAGTCATTCAGCGCCTGAAGAAAAGCAAGCGTCTCGAGGTGGTGGAAGGCCCCGCGCCTGCCGACGTCGTGTTGAAGGGAACGTCCAGCATCTGGGCCACGGGCAGCATCTCGCTCCATCCGCAATCGAAGAGCGTGAGCCAGACCAGCTACCAGGGCTATCTTTCCGTCGAACTGACTGGAAAGGCACATCAGGTGTTGTGGTCGTACATGGTCACGCCGAGCCGCTTTTATGCGTCGGGAATCACGGACGACCTTGCCGATCATCTGGTCCTGCACCTGCTGGAGGCCATTCAAAACGACACAGCCAACACTGCTTCGATCACGGGCACGTCTGAGGCACGCGCTCCTCTGCATGTCGCCGGAGCGACATTGCCCGCTCCGCTTTATCTGAAGTGGTTTGAATCTTCCGGTCAGCCCGTTACCTATGATGCGGTCGGCTCCGAAGCGGGCGTTCAGCAACTGGCGCAGGGAAAAGTCGACATGGCCGCATCGGACGTGCCTTTATCCGATATCGAGCCCGCATCCCAACTGCGCGTCGCCGAGTTTGCAACGGTGCTGGGAGGTGTGGTGCCCATCTACAACCTGCCGCGTGCAGGGCACGATCTGAACCTCACTCCCGAAGTACTGGCTGGCATCTATGCAGGAACGATTCGCAAGTGGAACGATCCTCGTATCCGCGATGCCAATCGTGGAGTCTCCCTGCCGGATATGGATATTGCTGTCGTACATCGCTCGGATGGAAGCGGCACAACCTATGTGTGGACGCGCTTTCTCTCGCTCGTGAGCGCAGAGTGGAAGTCGGCAGCAGGCTCGGGGACGCATGTGACATGGCCAGCAGGCACAGGAGCAGCAGGCAACGAAGGCGTTGCCGCAATGGTGAAGAAGACGCAGGGCGCAATCGGCTATGTCGAGCTGATTTATGCCATCCAACACGAGTTGAACTACGCAGCGGTCCGCAATCCTGCAGGCCGTTTCATCAAGGCCGATCTCGCGAGCATCACGGCAGCGGCAAACGGCGCAACAGGCACCACAAACCCAGGCCTGCCGCCATCGATTCTGAATAGCGCAGACCGCGACGCCTACCCGATCAGCACATTCACCTGGCTCCTCGTACCAACGCAAGGGCTCGATGCCCAGAAAAAAGCTGCCGTCACGGCCTTGCTGAACTGGATGCTCACCGCCGGACAAAAACAATGCGCGTCGCTGGGCTACGTACCTCTGCCGCACGACGTTGCCGCGCGCGAACTGCAGGCAGTTGAATCATTGAAATAA
- the htpG gene encoding molecular chaperone HtpG encodes MSKREFQTEVSQLLHLIVHSLYSHPEIFLRELISNSSDALDKLRHLTLTDDTIKALIGNGIDSPRIDLELNEEAKTLAISDTGIGMNEEDLVSHLGTIARSGTKNFLSQLSGDARKDSNLIGQFGVGFYSVFMVADKVEVISRKAGDDKTWKWTSDGKTGFDLEEVTGDAARKVAGTTVHIHFNDEGAQYANGWRLTEIVKKYSNHIAFPIFLTYDKSEWNADKKESIKTRTTEQINAASAMWQRPKSELKDEDYTELYKALTGGWDDPLFWFHTRAEGTLEYTTLFYIPAKAPLDLYQADYKTGVKLYVKRVFIMDDSKELLPPYLRFVRGIIDSEDLPLNVSREILQQNKVLTAIKTASVKKILSELKTIATNDPEKYAKFIAEYNRPLKEGLYGDYANRETLLDLIRFKSTKVEGLTSLADAKTRMQPEQKALYYITGGNESILRNSPLLEIYKKKGIEVLLLDDDIDEIVFSTVDKYDGVDLKAVNKGAASEDLKDDNEPAKSAEQAEALKPLLEKIKATLGDAVKEVRASTRLADSPSVIVSDEDEPSARMRHMMRAMGQKEMPEPQPTLEINPDHEIIKKLLADIANASDVLKNAKIEDAAWLLFDQALLLEGVPLKDPATFVQRLNRVLNQSI; translated from the coding sequence ATGTCCAAGCGTGAATTTCAAACCGAAGTCTCCCAGCTCCTCCACCTCATCGTTCACTCCCTCTACTCACACCCGGAGATCTTTCTCCGCGAGTTGATCTCCAACTCCTCGGATGCGCTCGACAAGCTGCGCCATCTCACCCTTACCGACGATACGATCAAGGCCCTCATCGGCAACGGCATCGATTCGCCACGCATCGATCTCGAGCTGAACGAAGAGGCCAAGACCCTTGCCATCTCCGACACCGGCATCGGCATGAACGAAGAGGACCTAGTCTCGCACCTCGGTACTATCGCCCGCTCCGGCACCAAGAATTTCCTCTCGCAGCTCTCCGGCGATGCCCGCAAGGACTCGAACCTCATCGGACAGTTCGGCGTCGGCTTCTACTCCGTCTTTATGGTCGCCGACAAGGTCGAGGTCATCTCGCGCAAGGCAGGCGACGACAAGACATGGAAGTGGACCTCCGATGGCAAGACCGGCTTCGACCTCGAGGAAGTGACCGGCGATGCCGCACGTAAGGTTGCCGGCACCACCGTCCACATTCACTTCAATGATGAGGGCGCGCAGTATGCCAACGGCTGGCGCCTCACCGAGATCGTCAAGAAGTACTCCAACCACATCGCCTTCCCCATCTTCCTCACCTACGACAAGAGCGAGTGGAATGCCGACAAGAAGGAGTCCATCAAGACCCGTACCACCGAGCAAATCAACGCCGCCAGCGCCATGTGGCAGCGCCCCAAGTCCGAACTCAAGGACGAGGACTATACCGAACTCTACAAAGCGCTCACAGGCGGCTGGGACGATCCGCTCTTCTGGTTCCACACCCGCGCCGAAGGCACGCTCGAGTACACCACGCTCTTCTACATCCCCGCTAAAGCCCCGCTCGATCTCTACCAGGCCGATTACAAGACCGGCGTCAAGCTTTACGTCAAACGCGTCTTCATCATGGACGACTCCAAGGAGCTGCTACCGCCTTACCTCCGCTTCGTGCGCGGCATTATCGACTCCGAAGACCTGCCGCTCAATGTCTCGCGCGAGATCCTGCAGCAGAACAAGGTCCTCACCGCCATCAAGACGGCAAGCGTGAAGAAGATCCTCTCCGAGCTGAAGACCATCGCCACCAACGACCCCGAGAAGTACGCGAAGTTCATCGCCGAATATAACCGCCCGCTCAAGGAAGGACTCTACGGCGACTACGCCAACCGCGAGACTCTGCTCGACCTCATCCGCTTCAAGTCGACGAAGGTCGAAGGCCTCACCTCACTCGCCGATGCCAAGACGCGCATGCAGCCCGAGCAGAAAGCGCTCTACTACATCACCGGCGGCAACGAGAGTATCCTGCGCAACTCGCCGCTGCTTGAGATCTACAAGAAGAAGGGCATCGAAGTCCTTCTCCTCGATGACGACATCGACGAGATCGTCTTCTCCACCGTCGACAAGTACGACGGCGTCGACTTGAAAGCCGTCAACAAAGGCGCAGCCAGCGAAGACCTCAAGGACGACAACGAGCCCGCCAAGTCCGCAGAGCAGGCCGAAGCCCTGAAGCCTCTGCTCGAAAAGATCAAGGCCACACTCGGGGACGCCGTCAAAGAGGTCCGCGCCTCCACGCGCCTTGCCGACAGCCCGTCCGTGATCGTGTCGGATGAAGACGAACCTTCCGCCCGCATGCGTCACATGATGCGAGCCATGGGACAGAAGGAGATGCCCGAACCTCAACCCACGCTCGAGATCAACCCCGACCACGAGATCATCAAGAAGCTCCTGGCCGACATAGCCAACGCCAGCGACGTCCTCAAGAACGCAAAAATCGAAGACGCCGCCTGGCTCCTCTTCGACCAGGCCCTGCTGCTCGAAGGTGTACCGCTCAAAGATCCCGCCACCTTCGTCCAGCGCCTCAACCGCGTCCTGAATCAATCCATCTAA
- a CDS encoding amidohydrolase/deacetylase family metallohydrolase: MRSDRWVRTGAGMLVAACLLVPQLVAQAAPAPAPAAASANMQFEEKPYDLILKGGHVIDPKNKVDAIRDVAIKDGKIAKVAVGIPASSAIKVVNVAGLYVTPGLIDMHVHVFWGLTKDDYAGGDWAIMPDGFTLRDGVTTVVDAGSSGWRNFETFKERVIDRSQTRVLAELNIVGAGMGSGAIEQNKEDMDGEKTGEMALKYPGIIVGVKSAHFTGPEWLPYDQAIKAGTIAHIPVMIDYGSRRPERPLEQLLENKLRPGDIYTHMYGGSRGEQDSETGGPGKGMWEGRKRGIYFDVGHGQSSFLFSVAVPLIKAGFIPDSISTDIHSDNVNEGLKDQLTTAGKFLAMGLPLKEVIAEMTWHPAVEMQQTQLGQLSEGAIADIAVLNLRRGDFGYIDGSGAVMKGHEKLECELTLKDGKFVYDLNGRASPPWDQPPGAAEKQAKKWTSLRIPTGIAMRPPNPQAAARMARFPPRWQPYTVDANGKVTLKAAAKLPPQGVAKPKLDVPPPASTWATPPADAWPPARNK, encoded by the coding sequence ATGCGTAGTGATCGTTGGGTCCGGACTGGGGCCGGGATGTTGGTTGCGGCGTGTCTGCTTGTGCCTCAGCTTGTTGCGCAGGCGGCTCCTGCGCCTGCACCTGCGGCGGCTTCAGCGAATATGCAGTTCGAGGAGAAGCCGTACGACCTGATCCTGAAGGGCGGACATGTTATCGATCCGAAGAACAAGGTCGATGCGATTCGCGACGTTGCTATTAAGGATGGAAAGATTGCGAAGGTGGCGGTGGGTATTCCTGCCAGCTCGGCGATCAAGGTGGTGAATGTTGCTGGGTTGTACGTGACGCCTGGCCTGATCGATATGCATGTGCATGTCTTCTGGGGGCTGACGAAGGACGATTATGCCGGTGGCGACTGGGCGATTATGCCGGACGGCTTTACGCTGCGCGATGGCGTGACGACGGTCGTGGATGCCGGATCGTCGGGGTGGCGCAACTTTGAGACTTTCAAGGAGCGGGTGATCGATCGCTCGCAGACGCGCGTTCTGGCCGAGCTGAATATTGTGGGCGCGGGTATGGGCAGCGGCGCGATTGAGCAGAACAAAGAGGACATGGACGGCGAGAAGACCGGTGAGATGGCGTTGAAGTATCCGGGCATTATCGTCGGCGTGAAGAGCGCGCATTTCACGGGGCCGGAGTGGCTTCCGTACGACCAGGCGATCAAGGCAGGCACGATCGCGCATATTCCGGTGATGATCGATTACGGTTCGCGCAGGCCGGAGCGCCCGCTGGAGCAGTTGCTGGAGAACAAGTTGCGGCCGGGCGATATCTACACGCATATGTATGGCGGCAGCCGCGGCGAGCAGGACTCGGAGACAGGCGGCCCGGGCAAGGGAATGTGGGAAGGCAGGAAGCGCGGCATCTACTTCGACGTGGGCCATGGGCAGAGCAGCTTCCTGTTCAGCGTGGCGGTGCCGCTGATCAAGGCGGGCTTTATTCCGGATTCGATTTCGACGGACATTCACTCGGACAATGTGAACGAAGGTCTGAAGGACCAGTTGACGACTGCGGGCAAGTTTCTGGCGATGGGGCTTCCGTTGAAGGAAGTGATCGCGGAGATGACATGGCATCCGGCCGTGGAGATGCAGCAGACGCAGCTGGGGCAATTGTCAGAGGGAGCGATCGCCGATATTGCGGTGTTGAACCTGCGTCGTGGGGACTTCGGCTATATCGATGGCTCGGGCGCGGTGATGAAGGGGCACGAGAAGCTGGAGTGCGAGCTGACGCTGAAAGACGGAAAGTTTGTCTATGATCTGAATGGCCGTGCATCGCCGCCGTGGGACCAGCCGCCGGGCGCGGCGGAGAAGCAGGCGAAGAAGTGGACGTCGCTGCGCATTCCGACAGGCATAGCGATGCGTCCGCCGAACCCACAGGCTGCGGCGCGCATGGCGCGGTTCCCGCCACGGTGGCAGCCGTATACGGTAGATGCGAATGGCAAGGTGACGTTGAAAGCGGCGGCGAAGCTGCCTCCGCAGGGTGTCGCGAAGCCGAAGCTGGATGTGCCTCCGCCTGCGTCGACGTGGGCGACGCCTCCAGCGGATGCGTGGCCACCGGCTCGTAACAAGTAG
- a CDS encoding Dyp-type peroxidase — MDTRTPPSPPVIPQAVVTPLTRAAIFLVVTIRPDEQAYAAVRSFCAGLSGLIRAVDFRDIEANLTCVTGFGSDAWDKLFGAPRPAELHPFREILSGGRHAVSTPGDILFHIRSRRADLCFELATHIMDELGDAVAIADEVHGFRFFDDRDLLGFVDGTENPRGADATFAALITDEDPAFSGGSYVIVQKYLHNVKAWNALPVETQERIIGRRKLSDIELSDAEKPSFAHNALANIEVDGVQLDILRDNMPFGRPGHGEFGTYFIGYCRTPSTTEAMLNNMFIGNPPGNYDRLLDFSHPVTGSLFFVPTVTFLDDVSGDPPVAVPDPPVGASISESASPAHGTALKIGSLKGEKQ; from the coding sequence ATGGATACGCGCACACCGCCAAGCCCCCCTGTTATTCCTCAAGCCGTCGTTACCCCGCTTACACGAGCGGCTATTTTTCTGGTCGTCACGATTCGGCCGGACGAGCAAGCCTATGCTGCTGTGCGTTCGTTCTGCGCGGGTCTTTCGGGACTGATCCGTGCTGTCGACTTCCGCGACATCGAGGCCAACCTGACGTGCGTCACCGGCTTTGGCTCGGACGCATGGGACAAGCTCTTCGGCGCGCCTCGACCAGCGGAGCTGCATCCCTTTCGCGAGATCCTCTCCGGCGGACGCCATGCTGTCTCCACACCCGGCGATATTCTCTTCCACATCCGCTCGCGGCGTGCCGATCTCTGCTTCGAACTGGCGACGCACATTATGGACGAGTTGGGCGATGCGGTTGCGATTGCCGACGAAGTGCACGGCTTCCGCTTCTTCGACGATCGCGACCTGCTGGGCTTTGTCGATGGCACGGAGAATCCGCGCGGCGCCGACGCCACCTTTGCTGCCCTCATCACCGATGAAGATCCCGCCTTCAGCGGCGGCAGCTATGTGATCGTCCAGAAGTATCTCCACAATGTGAAGGCCTGGAACGCGTTGCCCGTTGAGACGCAGGAACGCATCATCGGCCGCCGCAAGCTATCGGACATTGAGCTGAGCGATGCGGAAAAGCCCTCCTTCGCGCACAATGCGCTGGCCAATATCGAGGTCGATGGCGTTCAACTGGATATCCTCCGCGACAACATGCCTTTTGGCCGCCCCGGCCACGGCGAGTTCGGGACGTACTTCATCGGGTATTGCCGTACGCCTTCGACCACGGAGGCCATGCTGAACAATATGTTCATCGGCAATCCGCCAGGCAACTACGATCGCCTGCTCGACTTCAGCCATCCGGTTACGGGCAGCCTGTTCTTCGTGCCGACGGTGACGTTCCTCGATGATGTGAGCGGAGATCCGCCTGTGGCAGTACCCGACCCGCCGGTTGGGGCATCCATATCAGAATCGGCTTCGCCCGCGCATGGCACTGCACTCAAGATAGGATCACTCAAGGGAGAGAAACAATGA
- a CDS encoding DUF4242 domain-containing protein — MPKYMIERTMPGAGELTPQQLQAASQTSCAVLRELGPKIQWLETFVTANKVYCVFIAPNEEIIREHARLGGFAADSIALITRVVDPSMADSCSAILIA, encoded by the coding sequence ATGCCAAAGTACATGATTGAACGAACGATGCCGGGTGCTGGTGAGTTGACGCCACAGCAGCTTCAGGCAGCCTCGCAGACCTCCTGCGCCGTGCTCCGCGAACTTGGCCCGAAGATCCAGTGGCTGGAAACCTTCGTCACGGCCAATAAAGTTTATTGCGTCTTTATCGCACCGAACGAAGAGATCATTCGCGAACATGCGCGCCTGGGGGGATTTGCTGCGGACTCCATCGCTTTGATCACCCGTGTCGTCGATCCGTCGATGGCCGACTCCTGCAGCGCGATCTTGATCGCCTAA
- a CDS encoding family 1 encapsulin nanocompartment shell protein: protein MNNLHRELAPISSAAWEQIEEETTRTLKRYLAGRRVVDVPEPAGVTLPGVGTGHLQSIAAPGEGIVASQREVKPMVELRVPFELSRQAIDDVERGSNDSDWQPAKDAARKMAFSEDRAIFNGYREAGIQGIREATSNPILSLPEDVREYPDAIAKALSQLRLVGVNGPYAVLLGASEYTALAETSDHGYPVLEHVKRIIGGDPIWAPAIDGAFVLTTRGGDFQLNIGQDVSIGYLSHNDSVVRLYLQETFVFQPFTSEASVALSAPNGSKKE, encoded by the coding sequence ATGAACAATCTTCATCGCGAACTGGCACCGATCTCCAGCGCAGCCTGGGAGCAGATCGAGGAGGAGACGACGAGAACGCTGAAGCGCTATCTCGCCGGCCGCCGTGTCGTCGACGTCCCGGAGCCTGCGGGCGTGACTCTGCCGGGAGTTGGTACGGGCCATCTGCAATCAATCGCCGCGCCGGGCGAGGGCATCGTTGCCAGCCAGCGCGAAGTGAAGCCGATGGTCGAGCTGCGTGTGCCTTTCGAGCTGTCGCGGCAGGCTATCGACGATGTGGAGCGCGGCTCGAATGATTCCGACTGGCAGCCTGCGAAGGACGCCGCCAGGAAAATGGCGTTCTCGGAAGATCGAGCTATCTTCAACGGCTATCGCGAAGCGGGCATTCAGGGCATTCGTGAAGCGACGAGCAATCCCATCCTCTCGCTGCCTGAAGACGTTCGCGAATATCCGGACGCGATTGCCAAGGCGCTTAGTCAGCTTCGTCTTGTCGGCGTCAATGGGCCTTACGCTGTTTTGCTTGGAGCGAGCGAGTACACCGCGCTGGCCGAGACGAGCGATCACGGCTATCCTGTGCTGGAGCACGTGAAGCGCATCATCGGCGGCGATCCGATCTGGGCACCGGCTATCGATGGAGCTTTTGTTTTGACGACGCGTGGCGGCGACTTCCAGCTCAACATCGGGCAGGATGTCTCCATCGGCTATCTCAGCCACAACGACTCGGTGGTGCGCCTGTACCTGCAGGAGACGTTCGTGTTTCAGCCGTTCACCAGCGAAGCCTCGGTTGCTCTTTCTGCGCCGAATGGCTCAAAAAAGGAGTAG